Proteins encoded by one window of Rattus rattus isolate New Zealand chromosome 10, Rrattus_CSIRO_v1, whole genome shotgun sequence:
- the Mia3 gene encoding transport and Golgi organization protein 1 homolog isoform X2 produces MDSLPAAVPAVTASPGDPELLGPLSVLYAALIAKLLELVATLPDSVQPGPDFYGLPWQPVVVTAVLGVVSFAIFSWRTILVVKSRIYQVTEKQISEKLENIKKENAELMQKLSSYEQKIKESKKYVQETKKQNLILSDEAIKYKDKIKVLEETNVSLGDKAKSLRLQLESEREQNAKNQDLILENKKSIEKLKDVISMNASELSEVQVALNEAKLSEENVKSECHRVQEENARLKKKKEQLQQQIEEWSRSHAELTEQIRSFEMSQKDLEAALTHKDDNISALTNCITQLNRLECELESEDADKGGNESDELANGEMGGDRSEKIKNRIKQMMDVSRTQTAVSIVEEDLKLLQLKLRASMSTKCNLEDQIKKLEDDRSSLQTAKAGLEDECKTLRQKVEILNELYQQKEMALQKKLSQEEYERQDREQKLTAADEKVVLAAEEVKTYKRRIEEMEEELQKTERSFKNQIAAHEKKAHDNWLKARAAERAMAEEKREAANLRHKLLEMTQKMAMRQDEPVIVKPMPGRPNTQNPPRRGLLSQNGSFGPSPVSGGECSPPLPVESPGRPLSATLSRRDTPRSEFGSLDRHLPRPRWPSEASGKHSASDPGPPPVVNSSSRSSSPAKAMDEGKVNMAPKGPPPFPGVPLMGGPVPPPIRYGPPPQLCGPFGPRPLPPPFVPGMRPPLGVREYAPGVLPGKRDLPVDPREFVPGHTPFRPPGSLGPREFFIPGTRLPPPSHGPQDYPPPPPALRDSLPSGPREEAQPASPSSVQDRSQASKPTP; encoded by the exons ATGGACTCATTGCCTGCCGCCGTGCCTGCTGTCACCGCCTCCCCGGGGGACCCCGAGCTGCTGGGGCCACTCTCGGTGCTCTACGCAGCCCTCATAGCCAAGCTTCTAGAG CTAGTTGCCACGCTGCCTGACAGTGTTCAGCCCGGGCCTGACTTCTATGGACTGCCATGGCAGCCTGTGGTCGTCACTGCAGTTCTGGGAGTTGTTTCCTTTGCGATTTTCTCCTGGAGAACTATTCTTGTT gtAAAGAGTAGAATATATCAAG TTACTGAGAAACAAATTTCTGAAAAGTTGGAgaacatcaagaaagaaaatgcagaactTATGCAAAAATTGTCAAGTTATGAACAAAAG ATCAAGGAGTCAAAGAAATATGttcaagaaaccaagaaacaaaacctgATTCTCTCTGATGAAGCTATTAAGTACAAG GATAAAATCAAGGTACTTGAAGAAACTAATGTAAGTTTGGGTGACAAAGCCAAAAGCCTTCGTCTTCAGTTAGAGTCTGAGAGAGAGCAGAACGCCAAGAACCAGGACTTG ATACTGGAAAACAAGAAGTCCATTGAGAAGTTGAAGGATGTCATTTCGATGAATGCATCAGAACTTTCAGAA GTTCAAGTTGCCCTTAATGAAGCCAAGCTCAGTGAAGAGAATGTAAAGTCTGAATGCCATCGGGTTCAAGAAGAAAATGCCAggcttaagaagaagaaagagcag TTGCAGCAGCAGATTGAAGAGTGGAGCAGATCACATGCTGAGCTCACTGAACAGATCAGGTCGTTTGAGATGTCCCAGAAAGACTTGGAAGCAGCTCTTACTCACAAGGACGACAACATCAGT GCTTTGACTAATTGCATCACACAGTTGAATCGGTTAGAATGTGAACTTGAATCTGAGGATGCAGATAAAGGAGGAAATGAGTCAGATGAGCTGGCCAATGGAGAAATGGGAG GTGACCGGAGCGAGaagataaaaaatagaataaagcaGATGATGGACGTCTCTCGG aCACAAACTGCAGTCTCGATAGTTGAAGAGGATCTAAAACTTTTACAACTTAAGCTAAGAGCATCGATGTCCACTAAATGTAACCTGGAAG ACCAAATCAAGAAATTGGAAGATGACCGCAGCTCGCTGCAGACTGCTAAAGCTGGGTTGGAAGACGAGTGCAAAACTCTGAGGCAGAAAGTGGAGATCCTGAATGAGCTCTACCAGCAGAAGGAGATGGCACTGCAGAA GAAACTGAGTCAAGAAGAGTATGAACGGCAAGACAGAGAGCAGAAACTAACGGCAGCCGATGAAAAGGTGGTTCTGGCTGCAGAGGAAGTGAAAACTTACAA GCGGCGAattgaagaaatggaagaagaattacagaaaacagaaCGCTCATTCAAAAACCAG ATTGCTGCCCATGAGAAGAAAGCTCATGATAACTGG CTCAAAGCTCGTGCTGCAGAGAGAGCCAtggcagaggagaagagagaagctgCTAACTTACGGCACAA ATTACTGGAAATGACTCAAAAGATGGCGATGAGACAAGATGAACCTGTGATCGTAAAACCAATGCCAGGAAGACCAAACACACAGAACCCTCCTCGGCGAG GTCTACTGAGCCAGAATGGCTCTTTTGGCCCATCCCCTGTGAGTGGTGGAGAATGTTCCCCTCCCCTACCagtagagtcacctgggagaccTCTCTCTGCCACACTCAGTCGAAGAGACACTCCTAGAAGTGAATTTG GGTCACTGGACAGGCATTTACCTCGTCCTCGATGGCCATCAGAGGCCTCTGGGAAACACTCTGCTTCTG ACCCAGGTCCACCTCCTGTGGTGAACAGCAGCTCCAGGAGCTCTTCTCCCGCTAAGGCCATGGATGAGGGCAAG GTTAACATGGCTCCCAAAGGGCCACCTCCATTTCCAGGGGTGCCTCTCATGGGAGGCCCAGTGCCACCACCTATACGATATGGACCACCTCCTCAGCTATGTGGGCCTTTTGGGCCTCGCCCACTTCCTCCACCATTTG TTCCAGGCATGCGTCCACCACTAGGTGTAAGAGAATATGCACCAGGTGTTCTGCCTGGGAAACGGGACCTGCCTGTTGACCCTCGGGAATTTGTACCAGGACATACACCATTTAGACCTCCAGGTTCACTTGGTCCAAGAGAGTTCTTTATTCCTGGTACCCGATTACCACCTCCGTCCCACGGTCCTCAGGATTATccgccaccaccacctgcttTAAGAGACTCACTGCCTTCAGGCCCAAGAGAGGAAGCCCAACCTGCCTCTCCAAGCAGTGTCCAGGACCGCTCACAGGCTTCAAAACCCACCCCTTAA
- the Mia3 gene encoding transport and Golgi organization protein 1 homolog isoform X1, with protein sequence MAAAPGLLFWLFLLGALWWVPGQPDLSPGRRFSDLKVCGDAECSMLMYRGKALEDFTGPDCRFVNFKKGDDVYVYYKLAEGSPEVWAGSVRQSFGYFPKDLIKVLHKYTEEELRVPADETDFVCFEGGRDDFNSYNIEELLGFLELEDSVPEKLEKAAEVSQHREKSPEGSREHELDLASEPEVVRVDSEDGEGAFSESTEELQGQPSAQESSLHPDTAAANTQGVQSSLDTFEEILHDKLKVPGTENRTGNSSPASVEQEKTDAYQVLRTEMSIDLKTKFGSTADALVSDDEATRLVTSLEDGFDEELDAEYYLMDDEEEHTDSSDELPLLTFVDNDEKAPGEPTMEKYLTDKDPNLSEEDKVEPALAPGVRNDNKDVLTTWGDTFFSIVTGGEGKSGVVDLERSLQEEDLLASSSHQRKPRPTPGYPARDDEGGDHLVEEPKTSDAKDSETDPELVNTGEGKDVQESKGGLAHPESEDAKSETASAYRPQNSKLNPLPAAAKGKDFTLKAVFEKKENGLKEPVIHISKETVHEDKTREMEGGGLESELVHRAARSSEVENNKHQPLGVAPLVGNNKPDASKDSTEVPDTSVSGSKAGQQEGFREPGLKTQNQPRFSPPEETGLSRELGGKVPISGRNLSRQQERDVAAVVSKHADEKTGFPEEEGREDLTDAEPPKVTQRTQEAESPEVLSVQPGKPEVEEEEEHDPHEVLLEDENAVSAQQSRENHPSAHGGRPDMNSQVFEKVILGTLNLNTEKNKHPDNVILDTGKKSETTSEEAGDMGKESGSMVVDREESHVADVRAQGPSQVHSLPDKKGAQTPGSKEAVLRENPSDLQKDNPEGPLNTLGLEDPGGEEISGGELEDTKKLGDSESQGPDAEDLGDDPSQRATPEIPDIVLKSIREDMPIINSFFKDDQQSLYRFLKYFDVRELEGLLQDMSIKLRSAHRDSLPYNMEKVLDKVFRASESLILSVAEKMLDTPVSKIRDLDAKENSALEEAEVLDDIQDLIYFVRYQYSGVETAPLATPPPPEEGWAGPGEEMQPAQQDRLPQENTGDISVQVSEDPNLLDQPVTSVQLPEEPDLLDQPVTSAQLPEDTDVLNQPVTEYTSASKISQKPSTEKEIDLGFVPEGGPVGADDIEKQQERTAERPADAPPLESTSGSLYSFILYLSKMLVATLPDSVQPGPDFYGLPWQPVVVTAVLGVVSFAIFSWRTILVVKSRIYQVTEKQISEKLENIKKENAELMQKLSSYEQKIKESKKYVQETKKQNLILSDEAIKYKDKIKVLEETNVSLGDKAKSLRLQLESEREQNAKNQDLILENKKSIEKLKDVISMNASELSEVQVALNEAKLSEENVKSECHRVQEENARLKKKKEQLQQQIEEWSRSHAELTEQIRSFEMSQKDLEAALTHKDDNISALTNCITQLNRLECELESEDADKGGNESDELANGEMGGDRSEKIKNRIKQMMDVSRTQTAVSIVEEDLKLLQLKLRASMSTKCNLEDQIKKLEDDRSSLQTAKAGLEDECKTLRQKVEILNELYQQKEMALQKKLSQEEYERQDREQKLTAADEKVVLAAEEVKTYKRRIEEMEEELQKTERSFKNQIAAHEKKAHDNWLKARAAERAMAEEKREAANLRHKLLEMTQKMAMRQDEPVIVKPMPGRPNTQNPPRRGLLSQNGSFGPSPVSGGECSPPLPVESPGRPLSATLSRRDTPRSEFGSLDRHLPRPRWPSEASGKHSASDPGPPPVVNSSSRSSSPAKAMDEGKVNMAPKGPPPFPGVPLMGGPVPPPIRYGPPPQLCGPFGPRPLPPPFVPGMRPPLGVREYAPGVLPGKRDLPVDPREFVPGHTPFRPPGSLGPREFFIPGTRLPPPSHGPQDYPPPPPALRDSLPSGPREEAQPASPSSVQDRSQASKPTP encoded by the exons TGTTAATGTACCGTGGTAAAGCTCTTGAAGACTTCACGGGCCCAGATTGTCGTTTTGTGAATTTTAAGAAAGGTGATGACGTATATGTCTACTACAAACTGGCAGAGGGATCCCCTGAAGTTTGGGCTGGAAGT GTCAGACAGAGTTTTGGATATTTTCCAAAAGATCTGATCAAAGTCCTTCATAAATACACAGAGGAAGAGCTGCGCGTCCCGGCAGAC GAGACAGATTTTGTCTGctttgaaggaggaagagacgaTTTTAACAGTTATAATATAGAAGAGCTTTTAGGATTTTTGGAACTGGAGGACTCTGTACCTGAAAAGTTGGAGAAAGCTGCAGAAGTTTCTCAGCACAGAGAGAAATCTCCCGAAGGGTCTCGGGAGCATGAACTTGACCTTGCATCTGAGCCCGAGGTGGTCAGAGTTGATTCAGAGGATGGAGAAGGTGCTTTCTCAGAGAGCACtgaggaactgcagggacagcCCTCAGCTCAGGAGAGCTCCCTGCATCCCGACACTGCAGCGGCTAACACTCAGGGAGTGCAGTCTTCATTGGACACTTTTGAAGAAATTCTGCACGATAAATTAAAAGTGCCAGGAACTGAAAACAGAACTGGCAATAGTTCCCCTGCCTCAGTGGAGCAGGAGAAGACAGATGCTTACCAAGTCCTGAGAACAGAAATGAGTATTGACCTGAAAACCAAGTTTGGCTCAACTGCTGATGCCCTTGTGTCTGATGATGAGGCAACCAGACTGGTCACTTCATTGGAGGACGGCTTCGATGAAGAACTGGACGCTGAGTATTATCTAATGGATGATGAAGAGGAGCACACAGACAGCTCTGATGAGCTACCATTACTCACTTTTGTGGACAACGATGAGAAAGCCCCTGGCGAGCCCACAATGGAGAAATATTTAACAGATAAAGATCCGAACTTGAGTGAGGAGGATAAAGTTGAACCCGCTCTGGCTCCTGGCGTCAGAAATGACAATAAAGATGTATTGACCACCTGGGGGGATACTTTCTTTTCCATTGTCACAGGAGGTGAAGGAAAATCAGGTGTGGTGGATTTAGAGAGATCTCTCCAGGAGGAGGACCTGTTAGCTTCATCTAGCCATCAGAGGAAGCCACGGCCAACACCTGGCTATCCAGCCCGTGATGACGAAGGTGGTGATCATCTTGTAGAAGAGCCCAAAACAAGTGATGCAAAGGACTCAGAAACAGATCCAGAACTTGTGAatacaggagaaggaaaggacgTACAGGAATCCAAGGGAGGCCTGGCACATCCTGAGTCAGAGGATGCCAAATCAGAAACGGCGAGTGCTTATCGTCCTCAGAATAGCAAGCTCAACCCTTTGCCAGCTGCTGCAAAGGGCAAAGACTTTACACTGAAAgctgtctttgaaaaaaaagaaaatggcctaAAGGAACCAGTTATCCATATCTCCAAGGAAACAGTTCATGAAGACAAGaccagagagatggagggaggtggCTTGGAGAGTGAATTAGTACACAGAGCTGCCAGGAGTTCAGAGGTGGAAAATAACAAGCACCAACCCTTGGGTGTTGCACCACTCGTGGGGAATAATAAGCCTGATGCATCCAAAGACAGTACAGAGGTCCCAGACACTTCTGTCAGTGGATCAAAAGCAGGCCAACAGGAGGGATTTCGAGAACCAGGTCTTAAAACTCAGAATCAACCTAGATTCTCCCCTCCAGAGGAAACTGGTCTCTCAAGAGAACTGGGGGGGAAAGTTCCTATTTCGGGAAGAAATCTTTCTCGGCAGCAAGAGCGAGACGTAGCTGCTGTAGTCAGTAAGCATGCGGATGAGAAGACAGGGTTtccagaggaggagggcagggaagacCTAACAGATGCAGAGCCACCCAAGGTCACACAAAGGACGCAGGAGGCTGAGAGCCCGGAAGTTCTGAGTGTCCAACCTGGAAAgccagaagtggaggaggaggaggagcacgaTCCCCATGAGGTGCTGCTGGAGGATGAAAATGCCGTGAGTGCACAGCAGTCCAGAGAAAATCACCCCAGCGCTCACGGCGGAAGGCCAGATATGAATTCTCAAGTTTTTGAAAAAGTAATTTTGGGGACCCTTAATCTTaacactgaaaaaaacaaacacccagaTAATGTGATTTTGGATACGGGAAAAAAGAGTGAAACCACATCTGAAGAGGCAGGTGATATGGGCAAGGAGTCAGGTAGCATGGTGGtggacagagaagaaagccaCGTGGCAGATGTGAGAGCCCAGGGGCCCTCTCAGGTCCACAGCCTTCCAGACAAGAAAGGAGCTCAGACTCCAGGCTCCAAGGAAGCTGTTCTGAGGGAAAATCCTAGTGATTTACAAAAAGACAACCCGGAGGGGCCACTCAATACCTTGGGACTTGAAGACCCTGGGGGAGAAGAAATCTCAGGAGGGGAACTGGAAGATACCAAGAAGCTTGGAGACTCAGAAAGCCAGGGGCCTGATGCTGAAGACCTTGGGGATGACCCGTCCCAGCGAGCTACACCCGAAATTCCTGACATAGTGCTCAAGAGTATAAGGGAAGACATGCCTATCATAAACAGTTTCTTCAAGGACGACCAACAGTCCCTGTATCGCTTCCTGAAGTACTTCGATGTTCGTGAGCTGGAGGGCTTGCTCCAAGACATGTCAATAAAGCTGAGATCAGCACATCGGGACAGCCTGCCATACAACATGGAGAAAGTCCTAGATAAAGTCTTCCGTGCCTCCGAGTCACTAATTCTGAGTGTGGCAGAGAAAATGCTTGATACACCAGTGTCCAAAATTAGGGACCTGGATGCAAAAGAGAACAGTgcgttggaagaagctgaggtgtTGGATGACATACAAGACCTGATCTATTTTGTCAGGTATCAATACTCTGGCGTGGAGACTGCCCCATTAGCCACACCTCCACCTCCGGAGGAAGGCTGGGCTGGACCAGGAGAAG AGATGCAGCCAGCCCAGCAAGACAGATTaccacaagaaaacacaggagataTCAGTGTGCAGGTTTCGGAGGACCCTAATCTCTTAGATCAACCAGTGACCAGCGTGCAGCTTCCAGAAGAGCCCGATCTCTTGGATCAACCTGTGACCAGCGCGCAGCTTCCAGAGGACACCGATGTCTTGAATCAACCCGTGACTGAGTACACAAGTGCCTCCAAGATATCACAGAAGCCAAGTACCGAGAAAGAAATAGATCTAG GTTTTGTACCCGAAGGTGGTCCTGTCGGGGCTGATGATATAGAAAAGCAACAAGAGAGAACTGCAGAGCGGCCAGCAGATGCCCCGCCTCTGGAAAGTACATCTGGTTCCCTGTACTCCTTCATCCTCTACTTAAGTAAGATG CTAGTTGCCACGCTGCCTGACAGTGTTCAGCCCGGGCCTGACTTCTATGGACTGCCATGGCAGCCTGTGGTCGTCACTGCAGTTCTGGGAGTTGTTTCCTTTGCGATTTTCTCCTGGAGAACTATTCTTGTT gtAAAGAGTAGAATATATCAAG TTACTGAGAAACAAATTTCTGAAAAGTTGGAgaacatcaagaaagaaaatgcagaactTATGCAAAAATTGTCAAGTTATGAACAAAAG ATCAAGGAGTCAAAGAAATATGttcaagaaaccaagaaacaaaacctgATTCTCTCTGATGAAGCTATTAAGTACAAG GATAAAATCAAGGTACTTGAAGAAACTAATGTAAGTTTGGGTGACAAAGCCAAAAGCCTTCGTCTTCAGTTAGAGTCTGAGAGAGAGCAGAACGCCAAGAACCAGGACTTG ATACTGGAAAACAAGAAGTCCATTGAGAAGTTGAAGGATGTCATTTCGATGAATGCATCAGAACTTTCAGAA GTTCAAGTTGCCCTTAATGAAGCCAAGCTCAGTGAAGAGAATGTAAAGTCTGAATGCCATCGGGTTCAAGAAGAAAATGCCAggcttaagaagaagaaagagcag TTGCAGCAGCAGATTGAAGAGTGGAGCAGATCACATGCTGAGCTCACTGAACAGATCAGGTCGTTTGAGATGTCCCAGAAAGACTTGGAAGCAGCTCTTACTCACAAGGACGACAACATCAGT GCTTTGACTAATTGCATCACACAGTTGAATCGGTTAGAATGTGAACTTGAATCTGAGGATGCAGATAAAGGAGGAAATGAGTCAGATGAGCTGGCCAATGGAGAAATGGGAG GTGACCGGAGCGAGaagataaaaaatagaataaagcaGATGATGGACGTCTCTCGG aCACAAACTGCAGTCTCGATAGTTGAAGAGGATCTAAAACTTTTACAACTTAAGCTAAGAGCATCGATGTCCACTAAATGTAACCTGGAAG ACCAAATCAAGAAATTGGAAGATGACCGCAGCTCGCTGCAGACTGCTAAAGCTGGGTTGGAAGACGAGTGCAAAACTCTGAGGCAGAAAGTGGAGATCCTGAATGAGCTCTACCAGCAGAAGGAGATGGCACTGCAGAA GAAACTGAGTCAAGAAGAGTATGAACGGCAAGACAGAGAGCAGAAACTAACGGCAGCCGATGAAAAGGTGGTTCTGGCTGCAGAGGAAGTGAAAACTTACAA GCGGCGAattgaagaaatggaagaagaattacagaaaacagaaCGCTCATTCAAAAACCAG ATTGCTGCCCATGAGAAGAAAGCTCATGATAACTGG CTCAAAGCTCGTGCTGCAGAGAGAGCCAtggcagaggagaagagagaagctgCTAACTTACGGCACAA ATTACTGGAAATGACTCAAAAGATGGCGATGAGACAAGATGAACCTGTGATCGTAAAACCAATGCCAGGAAGACCAAACACACAGAACCCTCCTCGGCGAG GTCTACTGAGCCAGAATGGCTCTTTTGGCCCATCCCCTGTGAGTGGTGGAGAATGTTCCCCTCCCCTACCagtagagtcacctgggagaccTCTCTCTGCCACACTCAGTCGAAGAGACACTCCTAGAAGTGAATTTG GGTCACTGGACAGGCATTTACCTCGTCCTCGATGGCCATCAGAGGCCTCTGGGAAACACTCTGCTTCTG ACCCAGGTCCACCTCCTGTGGTGAACAGCAGCTCCAGGAGCTCTTCTCCCGCTAAGGCCATGGATGAGGGCAAG GTTAACATGGCTCCCAAAGGGCCACCTCCATTTCCAGGGGTGCCTCTCATGGGAGGCCCAGTGCCACCACCTATACGATATGGACCACCTCCTCAGCTATGTGGGCCTTTTGGGCCTCGCCCACTTCCTCCACCATTTG TTCCAGGCATGCGTCCACCACTAGGTGTAAGAGAATATGCACCAGGTGTTCTGCCTGGGAAACGGGACCTGCCTGTTGACCCTCGGGAATTTGTACCAGGACATACACCATTTAGACCTCCAGGTTCACTTGGTCCAAGAGAGTTCTTTATTCCTGGTACCCGATTACCACCTCCGTCCCACGGTCCTCAGGATTATccgccaccaccacctgcttTAAGAGACTCACTGCCTTCAGGCCCAAGAGAGGAAGCCCAACCTGCCTCTCCAAGCAGTGTCCAGGACCGCTCACAGGCTTCAAAACCCACCCCTTAA
- the Mia3 gene encoding transport and Golgi organization protein 1 homolog isoform X4, with the protein MDSLPAAVPAVTASPGDPELLGPLSVLYAALIAKLLELVATLPDSVQPGPDFYGLPWQPVVVTAVLGVVSFAIFSWRTILVVKSRIYQVTEKQISEKLENIKKENAELMQKLSSYEQKIKESKKYVQETKKQNLILSDEAIKYKDKIKVLEETNVSLGDKAKSLRLQLESEREQNAKNQDLILENKKSIEKLKDVISMNASELSEVQVALNEAKLSEENVKSECHRVQEENARLKKKKEQLQQQIEEWSRSHAELTEQIRSFEMSQKDLEAALTHKDDNISALTNCITQLNRLECELESEDADKGGNESDELANGEMGGDRSEKIKNRIKQMMDVSRTQTAVSIVEEDLKLLQLKLRASMSTKCNLEDQIKKLEDDRSSLQTAKAGLEDECKTLRQKVEILNELYQQKEMALQKKLSQEEYERQDREQKLTAADEKVVLAAEEVKTYKRRIEEMEEELQKTERSFKNQIAAHEKKAHDNWLKARAAERAMAEEKREAANLRHKLLEMTQKMAMRQDEPVIVKPMPGRPNTQNPPRRGLLSQNGSFGPSPVSGGECSPPLPVESPGRPLSATLSRRDTPRSEFGSLDRHLPRPRWPSEASGKHSASDPGPPPVVNSSSRSSSPAKAMDEGKQTVPQEPEGPSVSSTAPLAEHPVAVNMAPKGPPPFPGVPLMGGPVPPPIRYGPPPQLCGPFGPRPLPPPFVPGMRPPLGVREYAPGVLPGKRDLPVDPREFVPGHTPFRPPGSLGPREFFIPGTRLPPPSHGPQDYPPPPPALRDSLPSGPREEAQPASPSSVQDRSQASKPTP; encoded by the exons ATGGACTCATTGCCTGCCGCCGTGCCTGCTGTCACCGCCTCCCCGGGGGACCCCGAGCTGCTGGGGCCACTCTCGGTGCTCTACGCAGCCCTCATAGCCAAGCTTCTAGAG CTAGTTGCCACGCTGCCTGACAGTGTTCAGCCCGGGCCTGACTTCTATGGACTGCCATGGCAGCCTGTGGTCGTCACTGCAGTTCTGGGAGTTGTTTCCTTTGCGATTTTCTCCTGGAGAACTATTCTTGTT gtAAAGAGTAGAATATATCAAG TTACTGAGAAACAAATTTCTGAAAAGTTGGAgaacatcaagaaagaaaatgcagaactTATGCAAAAATTGTCAAGTTATGAACAAAAG ATCAAGGAGTCAAAGAAATATGttcaagaaaccaagaaacaaaacctgATTCTCTCTGATGAAGCTATTAAGTACAAG GATAAAATCAAGGTACTTGAAGAAACTAATGTAAGTTTGGGTGACAAAGCCAAAAGCCTTCGTCTTCAGTTAGAGTCTGAGAGAGAGCAGAACGCCAAGAACCAGGACTTG ATACTGGAAAACAAGAAGTCCATTGAGAAGTTGAAGGATGTCATTTCGATGAATGCATCAGAACTTTCAGAA GTTCAAGTTGCCCTTAATGAAGCCAAGCTCAGTGAAGAGAATGTAAAGTCTGAATGCCATCGGGTTCAAGAAGAAAATGCCAggcttaagaagaagaaagagcag TTGCAGCAGCAGATTGAAGAGTGGAGCAGATCACATGCTGAGCTCACTGAACAGATCAGGTCGTTTGAGATGTCCCAGAAAGACTTGGAAGCAGCTCTTACTCACAAGGACGACAACATCAGT GCTTTGACTAATTGCATCACACAGTTGAATCGGTTAGAATGTGAACTTGAATCTGAGGATGCAGATAAAGGAGGAAATGAGTCAGATGAGCTGGCCAATGGAGAAATGGGAG GTGACCGGAGCGAGaagataaaaaatagaataaagcaGATGATGGACGTCTCTCGG aCACAAACTGCAGTCTCGATAGTTGAAGAGGATCTAAAACTTTTACAACTTAAGCTAAGAGCATCGATGTCCACTAAATGTAACCTGGAAG ACCAAATCAAGAAATTGGAAGATGACCGCAGCTCGCTGCAGACTGCTAAAGCTGGGTTGGAAGACGAGTGCAAAACTCTGAGGCAGAAAGTGGAGATCCTGAATGAGCTCTACCAGCAGAAGGAGATGGCACTGCAGAA GAAACTGAGTCAAGAAGAGTATGAACGGCAAGACAGAGAGCAGAAACTAACGGCAGCCGATGAAAAGGTGGTTCTGGCTGCAGAGGAAGTGAAAACTTACAA GCGGCGAattgaagaaatggaagaagaattacagaaaacagaaCGCTCATTCAAAAACCAG ATTGCTGCCCATGAGAAGAAAGCTCATGATAACTGG CTCAAAGCTCGTGCTGCAGAGAGAGCCAtggcagaggagaagagagaagctgCTAACTTACGGCACAA ATTACTGGAAATGACTCAAAAGATGGCGATGAGACAAGATGAACCTGTGATCGTAAAACCAATGCCAGGAAGACCAAACACACAGAACCCTCCTCGGCGAG GTCTACTGAGCCAGAATGGCTCTTTTGGCCCATCCCCTGTGAGTGGTGGAGAATGTTCCCCTCCCCTACCagtagagtcacctgggagaccTCTCTCTGCCACACTCAGTCGAAGAGACACTCCTAGAAGTGAATTTG GGTCACTGGACAGGCATTTACCTCGTCCTCGATGGCCATCAGAGGCCTCTGGGAAACACTCTGCTTCTG ACCCAGGTCCACCTCCTGTGGTGAACAGCAGCTCCAGGAGCTCTTCTCCCGCTAAGGCCATGGATGAGGGCAAG caaaCTGTTCCCCAAGAGCCCGAAGGCCCCtcagtctccagcactgccccTTTAGCTGAGCATCCAGTAGCA GTTAACATGGCTCCCAAAGGGCCACCTCCATTTCCAGGGGTGCCTCTCATGGGAGGCCCAGTGCCACCACCTATACGATATGGACCACCTCCTCAGCTATGTGGGCCTTTTGGGCCTCGCCCACTTCCTCCACCATTTG TTCCAGGCATGCGTCCACCACTAGGTGTAAGAGAATATGCACCAGGTGTTCTGCCTGGGAAACGGGACCTGCCTGTTGACCCTCGGGAATTTGTACCAGGACATACACCATTTAGACCTCCAGGTTCACTTGGTCCAAGAGAGTTCTTTATTCCTGGTACCCGATTACCACCTCCGTCCCACGGTCCTCAGGATTATccgccaccaccacctgcttTAAGAGACTCACTGCCTTCAGGCCCAAGAGAGGAAGCCCAACCTGCCTCTCCAAGCAGTGTCCAGGACCGCTCACAGGCTTCAAAACCCACCCCTTAA